GAAGATTCCAGCCCATCCATACCATCCCAAGACCATTATTCTTGTCTATTTTATAAGGTTGGTAAACTTTTCCCTCAAAATACCAAACAGGATCGAATGACTTATTAATAATTTTATATAGGCCTGCGGGGGTTTCCTTGTCGGGCGTATGTTCACCTACACAAACAGGGAAGACTTTTGAAATTTTACCACCTTCATAAAGAAATAGAAGTTTATATGACTTATCAACAACAATTTTATAAGTGCCCGTATCTACTGCTTTTACAACGTAAGAAAGCGATAACAAAGTCATTACCAAGAATACAACAATTATTTTTTTCATAGTAAAATTATACCATAAAATTACTTAGTAAAGCAGGGTTAATTTCGAATGTCTACGGTAATTAATCGTAAATGTCAATAAATCCCTTAAAAAGCTACAAACATTTTCTTTGTCATGCTGACGAGCCGTCTTTCTTTTTTTGTGTCATTCCGAACGAAGTGAGAAATCTCCTCCGTTTA
This genomic interval from Caldisericum sp. contains the following:
- a CDS encoding L,D-transpeptidase, translated to MKKIIVVFLVMTLLSLSYVVKAVDTGTYKIVVDKSYKLLFLYEGGKISKVFPVCVGEHTPDKETPAGLYKIINKSFDPVWYFEGKVYQPYKIDKNNGLGMVWMGWNLPSYGLHGTNEPFSIGFANSHGCVRMENKDALFIAKTIPLGTEIEVREGNQSTNLATHLEAINVLYATNTVLNGTK